In Deltaproteobacteria bacterium, the sequence CAGGCGATCGACTTCGTGTTGATGTGCTTCCCGCAGGAGTTCCACGTGCAGATTCACGAGGCCAAGGCCGACTGGCTGCGGCCGATGTAGCGTCGCGTCCCGCCGCTACGTCCCGCCGTCGTCGCCGTCGCCGTCGCCGGCCCGCAGCCGGTCGACCAGCTCGTCGGGCAGGTAGGTCTCGCCCTCGACGTAGTTGCCGTCGAACTCGTGCGGGTACTTGTAGCCGCGCCCGTAGCCCATCTGCTTCATCAACGCGGTGGGCGCGTTGCGCAGCTTCATCGGCACCGGCAGCGCGCCGTAGTCGCGCACCCATCGCCGCGCCCGCGCGTACGCGGTGAGCACCTCGTTGGACTTCGGCGCGCGCGCCAGGTAGAGCGCCGCCTGCGTGAGCGGCAACACGCCCTCGGGCATGCCGACGAACTCGAACGCGCGGTGCGCCGCCTCGGCGACGACCAGCGCCTGCGGGTCCGCATTGCCGATGTCCTCCGACGCGAGGATCACGAGCCGCCGCGCGACGAACCGCGGGTCCTCGCCCGCCTCGAGCATGCGCGCCATCCAGTAGACCGCCGCGTCCGGGTCCGACCCGCGCACGCTCTTGATGAACGCGCTCACGACATTGTAGTGCTCCTCGCCGCGGCGGTCGTAGCGCAACGTCGGCGCCTGCAGCGCCTCCTCGATCGCCGCGACGGTCACCTCGCCGCCGTCCGCGATCGCCGCGGCGACCTCGAGCGCGTTGAGCGCGCGCCGCGCGTCGCCCTCGGCGCGCCGGACCAGCGCCGCGAGCGCCGCGTCTTCGATCGTCACCCCGCGCAGCTCGCGCGCGCACGCGCGCCGGACCAGCACGGCGATGTCGGCGTCCGACAGCGGCTCGAGCCGCAACACCCGCGCGCGGGATAGAAGCGGCGCGTTGACCTCGAACGAGGGGTTCTCGGTCGTGGCGCCGATCAACACGACCGTGCCGTCCTCGACGTGCGGCAACAGCGCGTCCTGCTGCGCCTTCGAAAAGCGGTGGATCTCGTCGATGAACAGCACCGTCGCCCGGCCGCGCTCGTCGCGGCGGGACGCCGCGCGGGCGACGACCTCGCGGATGTCCTTGACGCCGGCCTGCACCGCGGACAGCGACTCGAGCTCGGCCCGCACGTGGCGCGCGAGAATCCGCGCGAGCGTCGTCTTGCCGCTGCCGGGCGGGCCCCACAGAATCAGGGAGGGGAGAACACCCCCCTCCAGGGCCCGCGCCAGCAGCTTGCCGGGGCCGAGCAGGTGCGCCTGGCCGACGAATTCGTCCAACGATGTCGGACGCATGCGCTCGGCGAGCGGCTGGCCGCGCCGCTGTTT encodes:
- a CDS encoding replication-associated recombination protein A, which encodes MDLFRHGAAKQRRGQPLAERMRPTSLDEFVGQAHLLGPGKLLARALEGGVLPSLILWGPPGSGKTTLARILARHVRAELESLSAVQAGVKDIREVVARAASRRDERGRATVLFIDEIHRFSKAQQDALLPHVEDGTVVLIGATTENPSFEVNAPLLSRARVLRLEPLSDADIAVLVRRACARELRGVTIEDAALAALVRRAEGDARRALNALEVAAAIADGGEVTVAAIEEALQAPTLRYDRRGEEHYNVVSAFIKSVRGSDPDAAVYWMARMLEAGEDPRFVARRLVILASEDIGNADPQALVVAEAAHRAFEFVGMPEGVLPLTQAALYLARAPKSNEVLTAYARARRWVRDYGALPVPMKLRNAPTALMKQMGYGRGYKYPHEFDGNYVEGETYLPDELVDRLRAGDGDGDDGGT